One window of the Alphaproteobacteria bacterium genome contains the following:
- a CDS encoding glycosyltransferase family 2 protein yields the protein MTAPSSTLSIVIPAYNAASTIGATLRSVFAPDARPALDIVVVDDGSNDSAALQDAVAAHPDVRLVAHENNRGMSAARNTGIAASRGAVVTILDADDTLVPDWPARYAQLVADWPLESNLCFAGCRNLNGTPTMRQPGFSGLVDLPTFLSERYAGEYLPLFRGDYVRAKPYVDIGTRKSCGNLSYLAWVQEAAIYVSAEVLRIYDDSRGGAVSRNWLRGAKAGESVRCLEEELSRYGELFARLAPGKLAERWLKLAVYRRAAGQRGVWSAWRRGVGGAPLAGIAAALMVALGPGATTALVGLARRAKAVKRYG from the coding sequence ATGACCGCGCCGTCATCGACACTGTCGATTGTCATTCCGGCCTATAACGCGGCCTCCACGATCGGCGCGACGCTGCGCTCGGTGTTCGCGCCGGATGCACGACCGGCGTTGGACATCGTGGTGGTTGATGACGGCAGCAACGACAGTGCCGCACTCCAAGATGCGGTCGCGGCACACCCGGACGTGCGCCTTGTGGCGCACGAGAACAACCGCGGCATGAGCGCCGCCCGCAATACCGGTATTGCCGCCAGCCGGGGCGCGGTCGTGACCATCCTCGATGCCGACGACACGCTGGTCCCCGATTGGCCGGCGCGGTACGCCCAACTCGTCGCGGACTGGCCGCTCGAGTCCAACCTTTGTTTTGCGGGTTGTCGCAACCTGAACGGTACGCCGACGATGCGCCAACCTGGCTTCAGCGGTCTGGTCGATCTGCCAACGTTTCTCTCCGAACGATATGCGGGGGAATATCTACCGCTATTCCGGGGCGACTACGTTCGCGCCAAACCCTATGTCGATATCGGGACCCGCAAATCCTGCGGCAATCTCTCCTACCTCGCGTGGGTGCAGGAGGCGGCAATCTACGTTTCGGCGGAGGTACTCCGCATTTACGACGATTCGCGCGGCGGCGCGGTGAGCCGCAATTGGTTGCGCGGCGCCAAGGCCGGAGAAAGTGTGCGTTGCCTGGAGGAAGAACTCAGCCGCTACGGCGAATTGTTTGCCCGCCTTGCACCGGGCAAACTAGCTGAGCGCTGGCTTAAGCTCGCGGTCTATCGCCGCGCTGCCGGACAGCGCGGCGTGTGGTCGGCGTGGCGTCGGGGCGTCGGGGGTGCGCCGCTGGCAGGTATCGCAGCGGCGCTGATGGTGGCGCTGGGTCCGGGCGCGACAACCGCGCTGGTTGGGCTCGCCCGGCGCGCTAAGGCGGTGAAACGTTATGGCTGA